The DNA region GTTCTGGATCAGGTAAACTCCCGGGTGCAGGTCTTCAGAGCAGGAGAAAGAAGAAGGACGATCCGCATCCCGGGCCAGACGTTTGTCGACGTTGCTATTGCGTCCGCCAACAGAATTGTTTTATTGGACAATTTGGTAAAGAAGGCGGTCTACGTTCTTACCTCCGAGGGCAGGGTCCTGAACATTGTTCCTCTGGAAGGAAGGAGCATTTCCTATGCTCCGGCCGTGGAGGGAGTCTATAGCCGCGAGGATGGGAAATGGGCCGGTGTGTGGGTGGAGGTGGAAGAGAGGTCAGTGAGGATCGCCGCCCCCCACGGTGCACCCATGGTCAATCGCATATCTGTTCCGGGGCGCTTCACCCTCGACGGACGGAGGCTCATGCGGGCCGGCAAGATCGGCGACACTACGGCAGTTGTTTACCTTTCCAAGGAGGACAGTCTTGCGCAGTGGAGTGAATACACCGTCTCTTTCCCGATGTTCATAGCCCATCTCCTCGGACTCTGGGACGACCGGAAGGGAAGGATATACCTGGGCGCATTTCTTGAGGAGGGCTCCGCAGCCTCGAATGTGGTTGTTATCCTTGGTCCGCAGGGCAGGGAACTGGGGCGAGTCAGGCTCTTCGTACAGCGAATGCCCCACGAGGTCTACCGCTCAGTGCGGGTCTCCCCGGAGGGGAAGATCTTCCAGATGGCCCTGGGTGCTCGGGGCGTCTTCGTGAAGGTCTTCGACCCGGGGTACTGAGATCTGCAACGCAGGGAACCCCGGTCGGCTGGCAGAACACTCACGGCGGTTTATGCGCCGTACCGCGTCCATCCTCCTGATCTTCCTGACGGCTCTGGTTCCGGCGGCGGTCGCCCAGCGTGGAGCGGCCGCCACCCCCGGGACGGCCGCTCCGCTGCGGCTCGTGCTGGACAACGGCCTCACCCTCATTGTCCAGGAGAACCACGCCACCGAGATCGTCACCCTGCAGGCCTGGGTGAAGGCGGGCTCGCGCGACGAGAGCGATGAGATCAATGGCGCCGCCCACTTTGTAGAACACATGCTGTTCAAGGGGACCCGCCGCCGCCGGGTGGGGCAGATCGACCGGGAGGTGGAGGCGCTGGGAGGAATCCTCAACGCCTCCACCTCGTTCGACTACACCCAGTACTACATCGTTGCTGCCAGCCGCTACTTCGACCGCGTCCTGGATATCCAGGCCGATGCGCTGATGCACTCCACCTTCGACCCTCAGGAGGTGGAGCGGGAGCGGTTGGTGGTCCTGGAGGAGCTCAGGCGGCGCGACGACTCTCCCTCCGCCCGCACCTTCGACGCCCTCTACGCCACCGCCTATACGGTGCACCCGTACCGCCGGCCCATCGCCGGGACGCTGGCGGTGATTCAGGAGATGACCCGTGACCAGCTCTTCGCCTTCTACACCACCCACTACGCCCCGGCCAGGACCACCGTGGTGGTGGTGGGCGACATTACCGCAGAGGACGTGGCGCGCCGGGTGCGGCAGGCCTACGGCTCCTGGCGCAGGCAGGCGGCCCCGCGGCCGCCCGCCCCGCCCGAGCCCGCCCTGCCCTCAGTGCGCCGGGCGACGGTGGAGGCCGACCTGCGCGCCGCCTACCTGCACATGGGCTGGCTGGGCCCCTCCGCCCGTGACCCGGACGTCTACGCCACCGACATTCTGCTGTACGTGCTCGGCCGCGGCCGCGGCTCGCGGCTGGTGCGCAGCGTTCAGCAGGAGCAGCGCCTGGTGCAGCAGATCAGCGCGGGCTTCCCCACCGCCCTCGATCCCACCCTTTTCACTGTCTTTGCCGTCACGGAGCCCGAGAACCTGGCCCGGGCGGAAGAGGCCATCCTGGCGGAGGTCCGCGCCGTCCGTGACCAGGGGGTTAGCCAGGAGGAGCTGCGCCGGGCGAAGACCCTGCTGGAGGGCGAGGACATCGTGGCCAACCACACCACCCGAGGCCTGGCCACCACGCTCGGCTTCTACGCCACCGTCGCCGACCTGGAGTTCGCCCTCGCCTACCGCGATCGCATCCGCCGGGTCAGCGCCGAGGACGTGCAGCACGCCGCCAGACGGTTCCTCGATCCACAGCGCTACGCTGTGGTGCTGCTGCAACCGCGGAGACAGCCGTGATGCCGCGGCATGGTGGCAGGGCTAGCCGCCCGGGCCTGAGCCGAAGGCTGGCGTCGCTTCTGACGCTGACAGCGCTGGCCATACCGGTACTGACGGCAGGGGGCGCGCCGGTTGCAGCGGCTCAGGCGCCGCCGCAGGGGGCGGCTCCCCTCTCCCGCCACGTCCTGCCCAGCGGACTGGTCGTTCTGATCCGGGAGAACCGTACCGCCGACCTGGTGGCGGTGGACGTGCTGGTACGGGCCGCGCCGCGGGTGGAAGAGGCCGACGAGGGCGGGGCCGCTTTCTTCGTGCGGGAGGTGCTGTTTCGGGGCACGGCCCGGCGCAGCGCCGCCGACATCGCCACCGGGCTGGAGGCGGTGGGCGGGTCGCTGAGCGCCCTGACCTCCTTCGACTACACCGAGCTGGCCGCGGTGGCCCCCACGGCGGCCACGGATGCCGCCCTTGACCTCCTGGCCGACCTGGTGACCGACGCGCGCTTCGACCCGGCGGACGTTGAAGCCCAGCGCCGGATCAGTCTGGCCCGCCTGCGGGCGCGGGCCGACCAGCCGGCTGCCCGAGCCTTCGACCTGGCCCTGGCTGCTCTTTACCCTCTGCACCCCTACGGCAAGGGGCTGCTGGGCAGCGCGGAGACGGTCTCCGCCCTCAGCCGCGATCGGCTGACGGCCTTCTACCGGACGTTCTACACCGCGCCCAACATGGTGGTCTCGCTCGCCGGCAACCTCCCGGCGGAGGTGGCCCTGCGCAAGGTCGAGCAGGCCTTCGCCCGACTGCGCCGCCAGCCTCCTCCCCACAGGGTCCGCCTGCTGCGGGTGGTGGAGGGCGCGCTCGCCCCCCGCCCCGCGCAGCGCCGGGAGGTGCGGGAGGTGCGGCAGACCGCACAGGCCTCCATCGTCGTCGCCTACCTGGGAGTGCCGGCCGGGCACCGCGACTGGGCCGCGCTGCGCGCATTGAGCGCCATCCTGGGCGAGGGGCTCTCTTCCCGCCTGTTCGTGGAGATCCGGGAGAAGCGGGGGCTGGCCTACGCGGTGGGTTCCTCCTTCTCCACCCTGGCCGGGCCTGCGCCCATCCTCCTCTCCGCAGGGACGGACCCGGCAAACGAGACCAGGGTGGTGGAGGCGCTGCTGGGCGAGGCCGCCCGGCTGGGGGAGGCGGCCGCTGCGCCGGGGGAGATGGACCGCGCCAGGCAGCGGATCATTGGGGTACATGCCATCGACCACGAGGACCTGCGCCGCCAGGCCTTCCTGCCCGGCTTCTACGAATTGCTGGGGGTGGGGTACGCCTTCGACGGGCGCATCCCCGACCTGGTCTCCCGGGTGAGGGCGGAGGACGTGCAGCGCGCAGCCCGCCTCTACCTGCAACACCCTGTGGTGGCTGTCGTGGCGCCGCCGGCACGGTAGGGCACCTCCAAAGGTGTAGGGCACCACAAAGGGTGGGAGGCTATTCCCGGGGCCCCGCCGCGCCGGCAGCGGAGGGCCACGGACGGGTTTGCAGGATTTCCTGCAAAAATCCCTAATGTCCCTATTGTGGCAGGAAATCCTGTGAACCCCGGTTTGCTGCAGCGGATTGACCAGCACTACCAGCACCTCTCCCCTGCCCACCGCCGTGTAGCGGAGTTCCTCCTCAGCTCCTACGACCAGGCTGCACTGCTGACCTCGGCGCAGCTGGGACAGCGCGCAGGCGTCAGTGAGTCCGCCGTCATCCGTTTTGCCCAGCAGTTGGGCTATCCCGGGTACCCGGAACTGCGCGATTCCCTGGCCGACCTGCTGCGGAGCCGCACGGCGCACGTGGCCCGGATGGAACAGGCCCTGGGGACCCTGCGCCGCGTTCAGGACCCGCTGCAGCGGGTCCTGGAGCAGGATCGGGTTGCCCTTGACGAGTTGTGCCGCACCTGCTCTCCTCGCCTGATCGAGTCCGTGGCCCGGCGGATCCGCCGCGCCCGCACCGTTTACGTGATGGGTCTGGGAATATCCCGGTCCCTGGCCTCCTTCCTGGAGTTCCGCCTCCGCCGCATGGGTATCGACGTCCGCCCGATCCTGTACGGTGGCTCGGAAGCCTGGGAGCGGCTTCCCTCCATCGGACGCGGCGACCTGCTGGTGGCCATTGGGTTCTTCCGGGGATACCGGGACATCGTGCTGGGGATGCGGTATGCCCGGGCCCGCGGCGCGCGGACCGTGGTCATCACCGATACGGCCGATTCTCCCCTGGTGCCCGAAGCCGATGTGATGCTCGTCGCCCGAAGAGGCGATCTGGCCGTGATCAACTCCCTGGTGGTGCCCATGGCACTGCTCAACCTGCTGACCATAGCGGTGGCGCTGCAGGATGTGGGCCGATCGATGGCATCACTGCAGGAGTGGGACCGGCTGCGGCAGCAGCTGGAGGGACCGCTGGAGCGGCCGCGCCTGGCACCCCGGCACGGCCGCACCACGAAGAGCGGGAAGGGTAGAAGCACACTGAAGATGCTGGGAGGGGGAGGGGAATGAACATCGTCAGAGTCTGGGCCATGGTGCTGGCACTGCTGGGCGGGTTGGGATCGACCACCTCGGCCGCCCCCCCGGGGGGCACGGTGGTGCTGTACACCTCGCTGCCGCAGGAAATCGCCACGAATTTCGCCAGGGCCTTCATGGCCAAGGTCCCGCAGGTGAAGCTGGAGGTCCTGCGCTCGGGCAGTACCGAGCTGGAGCGCCGCATCTTCGCGGAGATGGAGACCGGTGGCATCCGGGCGGATGTCCTGTGGCTTGCCGACGCGCCTGTGTTCATCACCCTGCGGGAGAAGGGCCAGCTGCTGCCCTACCGGTCGCCGGAGGCGCGGATGATCCCGGCGGCGTGGAAGGACCCCCAGGGATTCTTCACTGCAGGGCGGCTGATCAACATGATCATCGCCGCCAATACCACGCTGATTCCCGAGCGCGTCGCGCCCAAACGCTGGGCCGACTTCCCCCGGTACGGGAAGACCGCCGCCATGCCCAATCCGTTCTTCTCGGGTTCGGTGTTTGTGGTGGTAGCGACCTTTGTCAAGGAGTACGGATGGGACTGGTTCGAGCGGGCTCGCCGGGAAGGCGTTCAGGTCTTGCGTGGCAACTCCGAAGTGGCTCGGGCGCTGGCCGCCCGCGAGTTTGGCGTGGGCATGACCCTGGACTTCATCGCCTACGGGATGATCCGGGACGGGGCGCCGCTGGCCATCATCTGGCCCGAAGAGGGCGCGGTGAGCGTCCCCAGTCCTCTGGCCATCACCAGAAGCGCCAAGAACCCGGAGGGTGCCAAGCAGTTCATCGACTTCGTGCTCTCCAGGGACGGCCAGCGGGCGCTGGTGGAACTGGGGATTATCCCTGTGCGCGCCGACGTGGAGCCGCCAAGAGGATTGCCCAGGGCGGCGGAGATCAAGACGCTGCCGGTACCGTTTGAGTGGGCGGCGGCCAACGCGGCGGAGATCCGGAAGAAGTTTGAGGAAATCATGCTGAAGTAGCAGTTGCGGTCAGAGGGCGCAGAGGTGACCGTCCCCGGGCAGGTGGCCGCGCCGCTGGCTGCGCGGGTGCGGCTTTGGAGTGACCCCCGCGTGCCGGGTGTTGTGGCCGCGGCGGTGCTTCTGGCTGCCATCGTCGTCTACCCGCTGGCGCTGGTGCTCGTCCGCAGCCTGAAAGTCGATGGGGCCTGGAGCCTGGCTACGTACGCCCGCGCCGTGTCCCCCGACAACCTGCGGCCGCTGTGGAACACGATCTGGACAGCGGCGCTCACCAGCCTGCTGGCCATGGTTGCGGGCACCATCCTGGCCTTTCTCTTGGTCCGCACCGACCTTCCGGGCCGCCGGGGGATTCGCACGCTGCTTACCCTGCCCTACGCCATTCCGCCCTTCTTCGGGGCCATCGCCTGGGCTCAGTTGCTGGGCCCTCAGGGCTACCTGTTGCGCCCCCTGCTCAACCTGTTGGGGATCGCTCAGGCGCCCTGGACCATCTACACCCCCAGCGGCGTGGTCGCGGTGATGGCA from Armatimonadota bacterium includes:
- a CDS encoding ABC transporter substrate-binding protein, with the protein product MNIVRVWAMVLALLGGLGSTTSAAPPGGTVVLYTSLPQEIATNFARAFMAKVPQVKLEVLRSGSTELERRIFAEMETGGIRADVLWLADAPVFITLREKGQLLPYRSPEARMIPAAWKDPQGFFTAGRLINMIIAANTTLIPERVAPKRWADFPRYGKTAAMPNPFFSGSVFVVVATFVKEYGWDWFERARREGVQVLRGNSEVARALAAREFGVGMTLDFIAYGMIRDGAPLAIIWPEEGAVSVPSPLAITRSAKNPEGAKQFIDFVLSRDGQRALVELGIIPVRADVEPPRGLPRAAEIKTLPVPFEWAAANAAEIRKKFEEIMLK
- a CDS encoding pitrilysin family protein, translating into MPRHGGRASRPGLSRRLASLLTLTALAIPVLTAGGAPVAAAQAPPQGAAPLSRHVLPSGLVVLIRENRTADLVAVDVLVRAAPRVEEADEGGAAFFVREVLFRGTARRSAADIATGLEAVGGSLSALTSFDYTELAAVAPTAATDAALDLLADLVTDARFDPADVEAQRRISLARLRARADQPAARAFDLALAALYPLHPYGKGLLGSAETVSALSRDRLTAFYRTFYTAPNMVVSLAGNLPAEVALRKVEQAFARLRRQPPPHRVRLLRVVEGALAPRPAQRREVREVRQTAQASIVVAYLGVPAGHRDWAALRALSAILGEGLSSRLFVEIREKRGLAYAVGSSFSTLAGPAPILLSAGTDPANETRVVEALLGEAARLGEAAAAPGEMDRARQRIIGVHAIDHEDLRRQAFLPGFYELLGVGYAFDGRIPDLVSRVRAEDVQRAARLYLQHPVVAVVAPPAR
- a CDS encoding pitrilysin family protein, translating into MRRTASILLIFLTALVPAAVAQRGAAATPGTAAPLRLVLDNGLTLIVQENHATEIVTLQAWVKAGSRDESDEINGAAHFVEHMLFKGTRRRRVGQIDREVEALGGILNASTSFDYTQYYIVAASRYFDRVLDIQADALMHSTFDPQEVERERLVVLEELRRRDDSPSARTFDALYATAYTVHPYRRPIAGTLAVIQEMTRDQLFAFYTTHYAPARTTVVVVGDITAEDVARRVRQAYGSWRRQAAPRPPAPPEPALPSVRRATVEADLRAAYLHMGWLGPSARDPDVYATDILLYVLGRGRGSRLVRSVQQEQRLVQQISAGFPTALDPTLFTVFAVTEPENLARAEEAILAEVRAVRDQGVSQEELRRAKTLLEGEDIVANHTTRGLATTLGFYATVADLEFALAYRDRIRRVSAEDVQHAARRFLDPQRYAVVLLQPRRQP
- a CDS encoding MurR/RpiR family transcriptional regulator yields the protein MNPGLLQRIDQHYQHLSPAHRRVAEFLLSSYDQAALLTSAQLGQRAGVSESAVIRFAQQLGYPGYPELRDSLADLLRSRTAHVARMEQALGTLRRVQDPLQRVLEQDRVALDELCRTCSPRLIESVARRIRRARTVYVMGLGISRSLASFLEFRLRRMGIDVRPILYGGSEAWERLPSIGRGDLLVAIGFFRGYRDIVLGMRYARARGARTVVITDTADSPLVPEADVMLVARRGDLAVINSLVVPMALLNLLTIAVALQDVGRSMASLQEWDRLRQQLEGPLERPRLAPRHGRTTKSGKGRSTLKMLGGGGE